One region of Takifugu flavidus isolate HTHZ2018 chromosome 14, ASM371156v2, whole genome shotgun sequence genomic DNA includes:
- the LOC130537095 gene encoding remodeling and spacing factor 1-like isoform X17: MAASAATASSSLGLCPNYAVICSFLERYGALLDLPELTFPQLERYLQDTSSVPKLLVDLHVKLLRKIGKSVSADRWEKYLVKVCQEFNTTWAWELEQKGYKEMQTECKAAILKYLCECQFDENVKFKTAINEEDPDKMRILPIGRDKDGQMYWFQLDQDDNVRVYVEEQDDLDGSSWKCIVKTRNDLAEVVALLKTQIDPELLKREQENMAESEKKENTEGEVKKSESSSDEDSRDGDVKCSVSQKVDWADNGVSQNSVIEGNVEAESCSEKPPADVNMCDKNLIIKKEPPDISDRKPNKETMAVSIKSENGEEVKTNGEVKKISPEGIQQALKTQEQAKIPLKKRGMKFSEDFDKNSNIIVPNPSLHHGNECAKTELAPEQAGKTLGVNDHVNGDVQAQAEKEPQSDSKPKETVRMEQENSPSEAKNEGLTEKPSAAAPVEAPAVAPVEAPAVAPAVAPEEAPAVAPEEAPAAAPVVAPEVAPAVAPVVAPAVAPEEAPAAAPEVAPVVAPAAAPEVAPVVAPAVAPVVASVEAPVEASVVAPVVAPEEAPAAAPEVAPEVAPAVAPAAAPEVAPVVAPEVAPVVVPAVAPEVAPEVAPEVAPEVAPAASPEVAPVVASEVAPVVAPAVAPEVAPAASPEVAPVVAPAASPEVAPAASPEVAPAASPEVAPVVAPAVAPEVAPEVAPEVAPVVASEVASVVAPAVAPEVAPEVAPEVAPEVAPEVAPEVAPVVAPEVAPEVAPEGALVEAPAVAPAVAPEVAPVTVSATPILPKNSNNQREKSPNDHKHTRSPSLKPDERHSAEESDRTEGTKTTMKEGLIDTRGDIEGEKAETREPTDKPDVEMAEIQKGTSQEAKNAVKTAAEEMVTETNSAEAPEKVESSKVKTFDHGDAEGKASMASEKETSQHSEGTANSDGGIKEDSTVAGESKMWVEKPAGKEEPSHPSEGRNTVRQPDPRPSRTEEDGERKSLSSDNKDDANDKNAALPTLDPPAEANEDEEKLEEEMQNKAECKTKDGLSQTPSKPDAGNETEQQNKDEKKTEVCSLEETPVRTQARTKRPVHRRRAEVQMEDWPTDAESDANVGRSLRRSPRISRPTAKAVEIHDKVSQNTTPAEKPEDEKSAKEKEEEEELEEAKATQKKPREKKVDQEGQTKSKGRKRRRVRWSNTRTHRKKRSSEDDASDQESSEEEESEEEDDSDEDYKVERGRRRRNRNRERRSSDSSTSSDDDLPPNDDPCKHCGLPNHPELILLCDSCDSGYHTACLRPPLMIIPDGEWFCPPCQHKQLCDKLQEQLQNLDAALKKKERAERRKERLIYVGISVENIIAPSVEEEPKPEIIKEKKEVKKSKSWGRRSTRNKKSISYRFDEFDEAIEEAIEEDVKEAEGGGAGRGKDMSNITGHRGKDMSAILQADDGKENGQVPRPTAGQRRKKRRRLNDLDSDSTVDEEESEEEFCLSESSEEFVASDNESEAETGVESNHSEGSDTPHVTSRIRNVPQRRHSSRKRQRPSWYSDEEEESGEEEEDEIVTEGSSEFSDGDLDMSRRRSRRSRKAQVNYRETSESEGSQADTNRSKLKPRRRQESSDSEVSFSGDSEDESRGKRRAGSSEEDSRERRRRLALKRRRASEEDNSDDSSDDSSEEEDRPIRKRVNRIDSDDDEEEDTWVAKEAAEKADEESNLAGSKLEPPSSNGQGRIKSPEGHPPARDQLTNTEPPKNAGVTPAAPLAPNGVSGQDVAGQEDDEDDLLGVTDLVDYVCNNEDL; encoded by the exons ATGGCTGCTTCGGCGGCAACGGCGAGTTCTTCCCTTGGTTTGTGTCCTAATTATGCTGTGATTTGCTCCTTTCTGGAGCGTTACGGTGCTTTGCTGGACCTACCGGAGCTGACCTTTCCTCAGCTGGAGCGTTATCTGCAGGACACATCATCAG TTCCAAAGTTGCTGGTTGATCTCCATGTTAAGTTACTAAGGAAGATCGGCAAGTCGGTGTCAGCAGATAGGTGGGAGAAATATCTAGTAAAG GTGTGTCAGGAGTTTAATACAACATGGGCGTGGGAACTCGAACAGAAAGGATACAAGGAGATGCAAACAGAATGCAAAGCAGCCATTCTGAAA TACTTGTGTGAGTGCCAGTTTGATGAAAACGTGAAGTTTAAAACGGCCATCAATGAGGAAGACCCAGATAAGATGCGTATTCTGCCCATTGGCCGGGACAAAGATGGTCAGATGTACTGGTTTCAACTGGATCAAGATGACAATGTGCGCGTCTACGTGGAGGAACAGGACGATTTGGACGGGTCGTCCTGGAAGTGCATCGTCAA AACCAGAAACGACTTGGCTGAAGTGGTCGCTTTGCTCAAGACGCAAATTGATCCGGAGCTGCTAAAAAGGGAGCAGGAAAACATGGCAGAGTCTGAGAAGAAAGAGAACACGGAAG GTGAAGTTAAAAAGTCAGAGAGTTCGTCTGATGAAGACAGCAGAGACGGCGATGTTAAATGTTCTGTCTCACAGAAAGTTGACTGGGCTGACAACGGCGTCTCACAGAACAGCGTCATCGAGGGCAACGTCGAAGCGGAGTCGTGTTCAGAAAAACCCCCTGCGGATGTCAACATGTGCGACAAAAATCTGATCATTAAAAAAGAGCCGCCAGACATTTCTGACAGGAAGCCGAACAAAGAGACCATGGCTGTATCCATAAAGTCCGAGAATGGAGAAGAGGTGAAGACGAATGGAGAAGTTAAGAAGATCAGCCCTGAAGGGATCCAGCAAGCTCTCAAAACCCAGGAACAGGCCAAGATTCCTTTGAAAAAACGAGGGATGAAGTTTAGTGAAGACTTTGACAAAAACAGCAATATTATAGTCCCAAACCCATCCCTTCATCACGGGAACGAATGTGCAAAAACAGAGCTGGCCCCTGAGCAGGCGGGTAAGACGTTGGGCGTAAATGATCACGTTAACGGTGACGTCCAAGCCCAGGCAGAGAAAGAACCCCAGAGTGATTCAAAACCTAAAGAGACTGtgaggatggagcaggagaatTCACCTTCAGAGGCAAAAAATGAGGGTTTGACAGAAAAgccgtcagcagcagctccagtg GAGGCTCCAGCTGTAGCTCCAGTGGAGGCTCCAGCTGTAGCTCCAGCTGTAGCTCCAGAGGAGGCTCCAGCGGTGGCTCCAgaggaggctccagcagcagctccagtggtggctccagaggtggctccagctgtaGCTCCAGTGGTGGCTCCAGCTGTAGCTCCAgaggaggctccagcagcagctccagaggtggctccagtg gtagctccagcagcagctccagaggtggctccagTGGTGGCTCCAGCTGTAGCTCCAGTGGTGGCTTCAGTGGAGGCTCCAGTGGAGGCTTCAGTGGTGGCTCCAGTGGTGGCTCCAgaggaggctccagcagcagctccagaggtggctccagaggtggctccagcagtagctccagcagcagctccagaggtggctccagtggtggctccagaggtggctccagTGGTGGTTCCAGCAGTAGCTCCAGAGGTAGCTCCAGAGGTAgctccagaggtggctccagaggtggctccagcagcatctccggAGGTGGCTCCAGTGGTGGCTTCAGAGGTGGCTCCAGTGGTGGCTCCAGCAGTAgctccagaggtggctccagcagcatctccggaggtggctccagtggtggctccagcagcatctccagaggtggctccagcagcatctccagaggtagctccagcagcatctccggAGGTGGCTCCAGTGGTGGCTCCAGCAGTAgctccagaggtggctccagaggtggctccagaggtggctccagTGGTGGCTTCAGAGGTGGCTTCAGTGGTGGCTCCAGCAGTAgctccagaggtggctccagag gtggctccagaggtggctccagaggtggctccagaggtagctccagaggtggctccagTG GTAgctccagaggtggctccagAGGTAGCTCCAGAGGGGGCTCTGGTAGAGGCTCCAGCTGTAGCTCCAGCTGTAgctccagaggtggctccagTGACTGTGTCAGCGACGCCAATTTTGCCCAAAAACTCCAACAATCAACGTGAGAAAAGTCCCAATGACCACAAACACACTAGAAGTCCGAGTCTGAAACCTGATGAACGTCATTCAGCTGAGGAGTCAGATCGGACTGAAGGAACAAAGACGACGATGAAAGAAGGTTTAATCGACACAAGAGGAGACATTGAAGGAGAGAAAGCAGAAACCAGAGAACCCACAGACAAACCTGACGTTGAAATGGCAGAAATCCAAAAAGGGACCAGCCAAGAGGCCAAAAATGCTGTCAAAACTGCAGCCGAGGAAATGGTAACTGAAACAAACAGTgcagaagctccagaaaaggtggAATCTTCTAAGGTGAAAACATTCGACCACGGagatgcagaaggaaaagcCAGCATGGCCTCGGAGAAGGAAACATCCCAGCATTCAGAGGGAACAGCAAACTCTGACGGTGGAATCAAAGAGGACTCCACAGTTGCCGGCGAAAGTAAGATGTGGGTGGAAAAAcctgcaggaaaagaagaaccaTCTCATCCTTCGGAGGGGAGAAACACAGTGAGACAACCTGACCCAAGGCCTTCAAGgacagaagaagatggagagcgGAAGAGTCTGTCGTCGGACAACAAAGATGACGCCAACGATAAAAATGCAGCGCTCCCAACCCTAGATCCTCCAGCAGAGGCCAACGAAGATGAAGAGAAGCTAGAAGAGGAAATGCAGAACAAAGCTGAATGTAAAACCAAGGATGGTTTGTCACAGACGCCCTCCAAGCCTGATGCAGGAAACGAAACTGAGCAACAAAACAAGGACGAAAAGAAGACGGAGGTCTGCTCGCTCGAAGAGACGCCAGTCAGGACTCAGGCCAGAACTAAACGGCCGGTTCACCGCAGGCGAGCCGAAGTCCAGATGGAGGATTGGCCAACGGATGCCGAATCGGACGCTAACGTGGGCAGATCGCTGCGGAGATCCCCTAGAATCTCAAGACCAACTGCAAAGGCTGTAGAGATCCACGACAAAGTGAGCCAGAACACCACGCCGGCGGAGAAGCCGGAGGATGAGAAGAGCGcgaaggaaaaagaggaagaggaggagctggaggaagccaaGGCCACGCAGAAGAAACCAAGGGAGAAAAAGGTTGATCAGGAAGGTCAAACCAAGTCAAAG GGAAGGAAGCGGCGGAGGGTCCGATGGTCCAACACACGGACGCATCGCAAAAAGCGAAGCTCTGAAGATGACGCCAGCGACCAGGAGTCGagcgaagaggaggagagcgaagaAGAGGACGACAGTGACGAGGACTATAAGGTGGAGCGAGGCAGAAGGCGGCGGAATCGCAACCGGGAGCGACGCAGCTCGGACTCCTCCACATCCTCGGATGATGACCTACCTCCAAACGACGACCCCTGTAAACACTGTGGTCTTCCAAATCACCCTGAGCTG ATCTTACTGTGCGATTCCTGTGACAGCGGCTACCACACGGCCTGCCTGAGGCCCCCCCTCATGATCATCCCTGATGGCGAATGGTTCTGCCCGCCCTGTCAGCAC AAGCAGCTGTGCGACAAACTGCAAGAGCAACTGCAAAACCTGGACGCCGCGTTGAAGAAGAAggaaagagcagagaggag GAAAGAGCGATTGATCTACGTTGGAATTAGCGTTGAAAACATCATCGCCCCCTCG gtggaggaggagccaaAGCCCGAGAtcatcaaagagaagaaagaagtgaAGAAAAGCAAGAGCTGGGGTCGAAGGTCAACGAGGAACAAGAAATCCATCAGCTACAG GTTTGATGAATTTGATGAGGCGATCGAGGAGGCCATCGAGGAAGACGTGAAAGAAGCAGAAGGCGGAG GAGCAGGACGGGGCAAAGACATGTCCAACATCACCGGCCATCGAGGAAAAGACATGTCCGCCATCCTGCAGGCCGACGACGGAAAAGAGAACGGCCAGGTACCGCGACCCACCGCCGGGCAGCGCAGGAAGAAACGCCGGCGCCTGAACGACCTGGACAGTGACAGCACcgtggacgaggaggagagcgaggaagagTTTTGTCTAAGCGAAAG CTCAGAGGAGTTTGTCGCCTCCGACAATGAATCGGAGGCCGAAACGGGCGTAGAGTCCAACCACAGCGAAGGCAGCGACACGCCTCACGTGACATCGCGAATCAGAAACGTGCCGCAGCGCCGACACAGctccaggaagaggcagaggccGAGTTGGTACTCGGACGAAGaagaggagagtggagaggaagaggaagatgaaataG TGACCGAAGGCTCCAGCGAGTTTAGTGACGGAGATCTGGACATGAGTCGACGGCGTTCCCGGCGGAGTCGGAAGGCTCAGGTGAACTACAGAGAGACCTCCGAGTCTGAAGGTTCTCAGGCCGACACCAATCGGTCCAAGCTGAAACCCAGGAGACGGCAGGAGAGCTCTGACAGCGAAG tcaGTTTCTCCGGCGACTCTGAGGATGAGTccagggggaagaggagagcggGCTCTTCTGAGGAGGACTCCAGAGAACGACGCAGGAGGCTTGCGCTGAAACGGCGACGGGCCTCCGAAGAGGACAACTCTGACGACTCGTCCGACGACTcctcggaggaggaggatcggCCCATCCGCAAAAGAGTGAATCGCATCGACTCGGACgacgacgaggaggaggacacttGGGTGGCAAAGGAAGCCGCTGAGAAAGCGGATGAAGAATCAAACCTTGCAGGCAGTAAACTGGAGCCGCCGTCCAGTAACGGACAGGGTCGAATAAAGAGCCCTGAGGGGCACCCCCCCGCCAGAGACCAGCTCACGAATACGGAGCCGCCCAAAAACGCCGGCGTCACGCCAGCCGCCCCCTTAGCACCAAACGGCGTGTCCGGCCAAGACgtggcaggacaggaggacgacGAAGACGACCTGTTAGGAGTCACAGACCTCGTGGACTACGTCTGCAATAACGAAGACttgtaa
- the LOC130537095 gene encoding remodeling and spacing factor 1-like isoform X43, protein MAASAATASSSLGLCPNYAVICSFLERYGALLDLPELTFPQLERYLQDTSSVPKLLVDLHVKLLRKIGKSVSADRWEKYLVKVCQEFNTTWAWELEQKGYKEMQTECKAAILKYLCECQFDENVKFKTAINEEDPDKMRILPIGRDKDGQMYWFQLDQDDNVRVYVEEQDDLDGSSWKCIVKTRNDLAEVVALLKTQIDPELLKREQENMAESEKKENTEGEVKKSESSSDEDSRDGDVKCSVSQKVDWADNGVSQNSVIEGNVEAESCSEKPPADVNMCDKNLIIKKEPPDISDRKPNKETMAVSIKSENGEEVKTNGEVKKISPEGIQQALKTQEQAKIPLKKRGMKFSEDFDKNSNIIVPNPSLHHGNECAKTELAPEQAGKTLGVNDHVNGDVQAQAEKEPQSDSKPKETVRMEQENSPSEAKNEGLTEKPSAAAPVEAPAVAPVEAPAVAPAVAPEEAPAVAPEEAPAAAPVVAPEVAPAVAPVVAPAVAPEEAPAAAPEVAPVVAPAAAPEVAPVVAPAVAPVVAPVVAPEVAPVVAPVVASEVAPVVAPAVAPEVAPAASPEVAPVVAPAASPEVAPAASPEVAPAASPEVAPVVAPAVAPEVAPEVAPEVAPVVASEVASVVAPAVAPEVAPEVAPAASPEVAPVVASVVAPVVAPEVAPEVAPEVAPEVAPEVAPVVAPEVAPEVAPEGALVEAPAVAPAVAPEVAPVTVSATPILPKNSNNQREKSPNDHKHTRSPSLKPDERHSAEESDRTEGTKTTMKEGLIDTRGDIEGEKAETREPTDKPDVEMAEIQKGTSQEAKNAVKTAAEEMVTETNSAEAPEKVESSKVKTFDHGDAEGKASMASEKETSQHSEGTANSDGGIKEDSTVAGESKMWVEKPAGKEEPSHPSEGRNTVRQPDPRPSRTEEDGERKSLSSDNKDDANDKNAALPTLDPPAEANEDEEKLEEEMQNKAECKTKDGLSQTPSKPDAGNETEQQNKDEKKTEVCSLEETPVRTQARTKRPVHRRRAEVQMEDWPTDAESDANVGRSLRRSPRISRPTAKAVEIHDKVSQNTTPAEKPEDEKSAKEKEEEEELEEAKATQKKPREKKVDQEGQTKSKGRKRRRVRWSNTRTHRKKRSSEDDASDQESSEEEESEEEDDSDEDYKVERGRRRRNRNRERRSSDSSTSSDDDLPPNDDPCKHCGLPNHPELILLCDSCDSGYHTACLRPPLMIIPDGEWFCPPCQHKQLCDKLQEQLQNLDAALKKKERAERRKERLIYVGISVENIIAPSVEEEPKPEIIKEKKEVKKSKSWGRRSTRNKKSISYRFDEFDEAIEEAIEEDVKEAEGGGAGRGKDMSNITGHRGKDMSAILQADDGKENGQVPRPTAGQRRKKRRRLNDLDSDSTVDEEESEEEFCLSESSEEFVASDNESEAETGVESNHSEGSDTPHVTSRIRNVPQRRHSSRKRQRPSWYSDEEEESGEEEEDEIVTEGSSEFSDGDLDMSRRRSRRSRKAQVNYRETSESEGSQADTNRSKLKPRRRQESSDSEVSFSGDSEDESRGKRRAGSSEEDSRERRRRLALKRRRASEEDNSDDSSDDSSEEEDRPIRKRVNRIDSDDDEEEDTWVAKEAAEKADEESNLAGSKLEPPSSNGQGRIKSPEGHPPARDQLTNTEPPKNAGVTPAAPLAPNGVSGQDVAGQEDDEDDLLGVTDLVDYVCNNEDL, encoded by the exons ATGGCTGCTTCGGCGGCAACGGCGAGTTCTTCCCTTGGTTTGTGTCCTAATTATGCTGTGATTTGCTCCTTTCTGGAGCGTTACGGTGCTTTGCTGGACCTACCGGAGCTGACCTTTCCTCAGCTGGAGCGTTATCTGCAGGACACATCATCAG TTCCAAAGTTGCTGGTTGATCTCCATGTTAAGTTACTAAGGAAGATCGGCAAGTCGGTGTCAGCAGATAGGTGGGAGAAATATCTAGTAAAG GTGTGTCAGGAGTTTAATACAACATGGGCGTGGGAACTCGAACAGAAAGGATACAAGGAGATGCAAACAGAATGCAAAGCAGCCATTCTGAAA TACTTGTGTGAGTGCCAGTTTGATGAAAACGTGAAGTTTAAAACGGCCATCAATGAGGAAGACCCAGATAAGATGCGTATTCTGCCCATTGGCCGGGACAAAGATGGTCAGATGTACTGGTTTCAACTGGATCAAGATGACAATGTGCGCGTCTACGTGGAGGAACAGGACGATTTGGACGGGTCGTCCTGGAAGTGCATCGTCAA AACCAGAAACGACTTGGCTGAAGTGGTCGCTTTGCTCAAGACGCAAATTGATCCGGAGCTGCTAAAAAGGGAGCAGGAAAACATGGCAGAGTCTGAGAAGAAAGAGAACACGGAAG GTGAAGTTAAAAAGTCAGAGAGTTCGTCTGATGAAGACAGCAGAGACGGCGATGTTAAATGTTCTGTCTCACAGAAAGTTGACTGGGCTGACAACGGCGTCTCACAGAACAGCGTCATCGAGGGCAACGTCGAAGCGGAGTCGTGTTCAGAAAAACCCCCTGCGGATGTCAACATGTGCGACAAAAATCTGATCATTAAAAAAGAGCCGCCAGACATTTCTGACAGGAAGCCGAACAAAGAGACCATGGCTGTATCCATAAAGTCCGAGAATGGAGAAGAGGTGAAGACGAATGGAGAAGTTAAGAAGATCAGCCCTGAAGGGATCCAGCAAGCTCTCAAAACCCAGGAACAGGCCAAGATTCCTTTGAAAAAACGAGGGATGAAGTTTAGTGAAGACTTTGACAAAAACAGCAATATTATAGTCCCAAACCCATCCCTTCATCACGGGAACGAATGTGCAAAAACAGAGCTGGCCCCTGAGCAGGCGGGTAAGACGTTGGGCGTAAATGATCACGTTAACGGTGACGTCCAAGCCCAGGCAGAGAAAGAACCCCAGAGTGATTCAAAACCTAAAGAGACTGtgaggatggagcaggagaatTCACCTTCAGAGGCAAAAAATGAGGGTTTGACAGAAAAgccgtcagcagcagctccagtg GAGGCTCCAGCTGTAGCTCCAGTGGAGGCTCCAGCTGTAGCTCCAGCTGTAGCTCCAGAGGAGGCTCCAGCGGTGGCTCCAgaggaggctccagcagcagctccagtggtggctccagaggtggctccagctgtaGCTCCAGTGGTGGCTCCAGCTGTAGCTCCAgaggaggctccagcagcagctccagaggtggctccagtg gtagctccagcagcagctccagaggtggctccagTGGTGGCTCCAGCTGTAGCTCCAGTG gtggctccagtggtggctccagaggtggctccagTG GTGGCTCCAGTGGTGGCTTCAGAGGTGGCTCCAGTGGTGGCTCCAGCAGTAgctccagaggtggctccagcagcatctccggaggtggctccagtggtggctccagcagcatctccagaggtggctccagcagcatctccagaggtagctccagcagcatctccggAGGTGGCTCCAGTGGTGGCTCCAGCAGTAgctccagaggtggctccagaggtggctccagaggtggctccagTGGTGGCTTCAGAGGTGGCTTCAGTGGTGGCTCCAGCAGTAgctccagaggtggctccagag GtagctccagcagcatctccggAGGTGGCTCCAGTGGTGGCTTCAGTGGTGGCTCCAGTGGTggctccagaggtggctccagaggtggctccagaggtggctccagaggtagctccagaggtggctccagTG GTAgctccagaggtggctccagAGGTAGCTCCAGAGGGGGCTCTGGTAGAGGCTCCAGCTGTAGCTCCAGCTGTAgctccagaggtggctccagTGACTGTGTCAGCGACGCCAATTTTGCCCAAAAACTCCAACAATCAACGTGAGAAAAGTCCCAATGACCACAAACACACTAGAAGTCCGAGTCTGAAACCTGATGAACGTCATTCAGCTGAGGAGTCAGATCGGACTGAAGGAACAAAGACGACGATGAAAGAAGGTTTAATCGACACAAGAGGAGACATTGAAGGAGAGAAAGCAGAAACCAGAGAACCCACAGACAAACCTGACGTTGAAATGGCAGAAATCCAAAAAGGGACCAGCCAAGAGGCCAAAAATGCTGTCAAAACTGCAGCCGAGGAAATGGTAACTGAAACAAACAGTgcagaagctccagaaaaggtggAATCTTCTAAGGTGAAAACATTCGACCACGGagatgcagaaggaaaagcCAGCATGGCCTCGGAGAAGGAAACATCCCAGCATTCAGAGGGAACAGCAAACTCTGACGGTGGAATCAAAGAGGACTCCACAGTTGCCGGCGAAAGTAAGATGTGGGTGGAAAAAcctgcaggaaaagaagaaccaTCTCATCCTTCGGAGGGGAGAAACACAGTGAGACAACCTGACCCAAGGCCTTCAAGgacagaagaagatggagagcgGAAGAGTCTGTCGTCGGACAACAAAGATGACGCCAACGATAAAAATGCAGCGCTCCCAACCCTAGATCCTCCAGCAGAGGCCAACGAAGATGAAGAGAAGCTAGAAGAGGAAATGCAGAACAAAGCTGAATGTAAAACCAAGGATGGTTTGTCACAGACGCCCTCCAAGCCTGATGCAGGAAACGAAACTGAGCAACAAAACAAGGACGAAAAGAAGACGGAGGTCTGCTCGCTCGAAGAGACGCCAGTCAGGACTCAGGCCAGAACTAAACGGCCGGTTCACCGCAGGCGAGCCGAAGTCCAGATGGAGGATTGGCCAACGGATGCCGAATCGGACGCTAACGTGGGCAGATCGCTGCGGAGATCCCCTAGAATCTCAAGACCAACTGCAAAGGCTGTAGAGATCCACGACAAAGTGAGCCAGAACACCACGCCGGCGGAGAAGCCGGAGGATGAGAAGAGCGcgaaggaaaaagaggaagaggaggagctggaggaagccaaGGCCACGCAGAAGAAACCAAGGGAGAAAAAGGTTGATCAGGAAGGTCAAACCAAGTCAAAG GGAAGGAAGCGGCGGAGGGTCCGATGGTCCAACACACGGACGCATCGCAAAAAGCGAAGCTCTGAAGATGACGCCAGCGACCAGGAGTCGagcgaagaggaggagagcgaagaAGAGGACGACAGTGACGAGGACTATAAGGTGGAGCGAGGCAGAAGGCGGCGGAATCGCAACCGGGAGCGACGCAGCTCGGACTCCTCCACATCCTCGGATGATGACCTACCTCCAAACGACGACCCCTGTAAACACTGTGGTCTTCCAAATCACCCTGAGCTG ATCTTACTGTGCGATTCCTGTGACAGCGGCTACCACACGGCCTGCCTGAGGCCCCCCCTCATGATCATCCCTGATGGCGAATGGTTCTGCCCGCCCTGTCAGCAC AAGCAGCTGTGCGACAAACTGCAAGAGCAACTGCAAAACCTGGACGCCGCGTTGAAGAAGAAggaaagagcagagaggag GAAAGAGCGATTGATCTACGTTGGAATTAGCGTTGAAAACATCATCGCCCCCTCG gtggaggaggagccaaAGCCCGAGAtcatcaaagagaagaaagaagtgaAGAAAAGCAAGAGCTGGGGTCGAAGGTCAACGAGGAACAAGAAATCCATCAGCTACAG GTTTGATGAATTTGATGAGGCGATCGAGGAGGCCATCGAGGAAGACGTGAAAGAAGCAGAAGGCGGAG GAGCAGGACGGGGCAAAGACATGTCCAACATCACCGGCCATCGAGGAAAAGACATGTCCGCCATCCTGCAGGCCGACGACGGAAAAGAGAACGGCCAGGTACCGCGACCCACCGCCGGGCAGCGCAGGAAGAAACGCCGGCGCCTGAACGACCTGGACAGTGACAGCACcgtggacgaggaggagagcgaggaagagTTTTGTCTAAGCGAAAG CTCAGAGGAGTTTGTCGCCTCCGACAATGAATCGGAGGCCGAAACGGGCGTAGAGTCCAACCACAGCGAAGGCAGCGACACGCCTCACGTGACATCGCGAATCAGAAACGTGCCGCAGCGCCGACACAGctccaggaagaggcagaggccGAGTTGGTACTCGGACGAAGaagaggagagtggagaggaagaggaagatgaaataG TGACCGAAGGCTCCAGCGAGTTTAGTGACGGAGATCTGGACATGAGTCGACGGCGTTCCCGGCGGAGTCGGAAGGCTCAGGTGAACTACAGAGAGACCTCCGAGTCTGAAGGTTCTCAGGCCGACACCAATCGGTCCAAGCTGAAACCCAGGAGACGGCAGGAGAGCTCTGACAGCGAAG tcaGTTTCTCCGGCGACTCTGAGGATGAGTccagggggaagaggagagcggGCTCTTCTGAGGAGGACTCCAGAGAACGACGCAGGAGGCTTGCGCTGAAACGGCGACGGGCCTCCGAAGAGGACAACTCTGACGACTCGTCCGACGACTcctcggaggaggaggatcggCCCATCCGCAAAAGAGTGAATCGCATCGACTCGGACgacgacgaggaggaggacacttGGGTGGCAAAGGAAGCCGCTGAGAAAGCGGATGAAGAATCAAACCTTGCAGGCAGTAAACTGGAGCCGCCGTCCAGTAACGGACAGGGTCGAATAAAGAGCCCTGAGGGGCACCCCCCCGCCAGAGACCAGCTCACGAATACGGAGCCGCCCAAAAACGCCGGCGTCACGCCAGCCGCCCCCTTAGCACCAAACGGCGTGTCCGGCCAAGACgtggcaggacaggaggacgacGAAGACGACCTGTTAGGAGTCACAGACCTCGTGGACTACGTCTGCAATAACGAAGACttgtaa